The following proteins come from a genomic window of Sorghum bicolor cultivar BTx623 chromosome 3, Sorghum_bicolor_NCBIv3, whole genome shotgun sequence:
- the LOC8078636 gene encoding 1-aminocyclopropane-1-carboxylate oxidase 1, with protein sequence MHRTQSADTYTHSVGTWKGQKQKTVYLCRMTGPMEIPVIDLSGLNGGDEQRSRTLAELHDACKDWGFFWVENHGVDAALMDDVKRFVYGHYEEHLEAKFYASDLAKNLDTATDDGEAEVEPPSDKVDWESTYFIQHHPKTNVADFPEITPACRETLDAYIAQMVSLAERLGECVSLNLGLPPGHVAGTFAPPFVGTKFAMYPSCPRPELVWGLRAHTDAGGIILLLQDDVVGGLEFLKGGTHWVPVGPTKGGRLFVNIGDQIEVLSGGAYRSIVHRVAAGDQGRRLSVATFYNPGPDAVVAPAASIRREDADAAAAYPGPYRFGDYLEYYQGTKFGDKDARFQAVKKLLG encoded by the exons ATGCACCGAACACAAAGTGCAGACACATACACTCACAGTGTCGGAACTTGGAAGGGGCAGAAGCAGAAAACCGTATACCTTTGCAGAATGACGGGTCCCATGGAGATTCCGGTGATCGATCTCAGCGGCCTCAACGGCGGCGACGAGCAGAGGTCGCGGACACTGGCGGAGCTCCACGACGCCTGCAAGGACTGGGGCTTCTTCTGG GTGGAGAACCACGGCGTGGACGCGGCGCTGATGGACGACGTCAAGCGCTTCGTCTACGGCCACTACGAGGAGCACCTGGAGGCCAAGTTCTACGCCTCCGACCTCGCCAAGAACCTCGACACCGCCACCGACGACGGCGAGGCTGAGGTGGAGCCGCCCTCCGACAAGGTGGACTGGGAGTCCACCTACTTCATCCAGCACCACCCCAAGACCAACGTCGCCGACTTCCCGGAGATCACGCCGGCGTGCAGGGAGACGCTGGACGCGTACATCGCCCAGATGGTGTCTCTGGCGGAGCGCCTGGGCGAGTGCGTGAGCCTGAACCTGGGCCTCCCGCCCGGCCACGTCGCCGGCACCTTCGCGCCGCCGTTCGTCGGCACCAAGTTCGCCATGTACCCGTCGTGCCCGCGCCCGGAGCTGGTGTGGGGCCTGCGCGCGCACACCGACGCCGGCGGCATCATCCTGCTCCTCCAGGACGACGTCGTGGGCGGGCTCGAGTTCCTGAAGGGCGGCACCCACTGGGTCCCCGTCGGACCCACCAAGGGCGGAAGGCTCTTCGTCAACATCGGGGACCAGATCGAGGTGCTCAGCGGCGGCGCCTACCGGAGCATCGTGCACCGCGTCGCGGCCGGGGACCAGGGCCGCCGCCTGTCCGTAGCCACGTTCTACAACCCAGGCCCCGACGCCGTGGTGGCGCCGGCGGCCAGCATCCGGCGGGAGGACgccgacgcggcggcggcgtaccCCGGACCCTACAGGTTCGGGGACTACCTCGAGTACTACCAGGGCACCAAGTTCGGCGACAAGGACGCCAGGTTCCAGGCCGTCAAGAAGCTGCTCGGTTAA
- the LOC110433714 gene encoding glycine-rich protein DOT1-like — translation MLRGLSSKYRHAIPAITSRQPPHSFLSARSYLLLEEQYDKEHAKTATQHALLASGGSKPAPSPDGSSTNTSSTNQQFTPQNNGGQGGSAPRHNNSNRGGGGGGGRGRGRGRGRDRSQQQQHQGGSNARGSPAWTPGVNPWTGMVQAWQMPFRTPATSVLGPRPGTASNEAYFAA, via the coding sequence ATGCTGCGCGGCCTCAGCTCCAAGTACCGGCATGCGATCCCGGCAATCACTTCTCGTCAACCACCACACTCCTTCCTCTCGGCGCGCTCCTATCTTCTCCTGGAGGAACAATACGACAAGGAGCACGCAAAAACTGCCACGCAGCACGCACTGCTTGCCAGTGGTGGATCCAAGCCCGCCCCATCCCCCGACGGCAGCTCCACCAACACCTCATCTACCAATCAACAGTTCACACCTCAGAACAATGGCGGTCAGGGTGGTTCTGCACCCCGCCACAACAACAGCAACCGGGGCGGTGGAGGTGGCGGTGGCCGTGGGCGTGGCCGCGGCCGTGGCCGTGATCGCAGtcaacagcagcagcatcaaggtggtTCCAATGCCCGCGGATCACCAGCCTGGACTCCCGGCGTCAATCCATGGACCGGAATGGTCCAGGCATGGCAGATGCCCTTCCGCACCCCTGCCACCAGTGTTCTTGGACCTCGACCTGGCACGGCATCGAACGAAGCGTACTTTGCTGCCTAG
- the LOC8078637 gene encoding uncharacterized protein LOC8078637 translates to MGPPPPSPQPPPHAHGGLCFFAPSWAAWLRGIVGEHSPNNSWRIDGMEGVDGGEGGGGEPAGLRFLLHFDPAKHGSFDRTLLGFSLSALFTRLLRWSKDGGQRRGGGGPTTAIAAEGGEEDYSGNAAVSAAALAAAASLCLAAMYASDQRPRRRRLPAAPPLPAPSSALRHHALPAPHDGLRILSSDPDDESPDNVLHGASIGAGDDEPDIVARVEMDAQVRVANADDETETEPDHPPEENEEERQELQQLRELWLSLLEREQRLELRLQELESLRSQEAEATVRDLESRVAAADAETRLLRLKVSTLQEDNGRLRAQVEELDTARAELARAKEKLRAVKARVLGEQEETRREVAALRERMAELESGGEERDAALAAEVAELRKANAALEEDNMELALRLQDAEQAASASVNLVPEEGMVEETTYLRESNERLTRQIEQLRNDHCSHVEELVYLKWVNACLRHELLRDHDGGHPTAAEQQDHRTDNRRVVGCRDDLSALELSKSMSFRSSERAKQLMLRYGHPGLDGGFDPALFSPLHESVDGDGYERSPASNYEPQRSPCARSETGTAMAAASPAAAPGKKAGPRNKLKLLGNIKKLLPGGGKRSHSSSHVHGHRHDHAGGRDGRKAAPAPRDEYLEKAMQWLSTHDVLDGDHSYESTPLSSCERTPLSSVTTNTTVDSRARGGGDGGGHSERGETAWAEAEPVLARSKSDAGGAYGREGSSGYHALRPDHPASEADEPDGFRAPEKREARRRSEDLRSPAVA, encoded by the exons ATGGGGCCGCCCCCGCCGTCGCCACAACCCCCTCCGCACGCGCACGGCGGGCTCTGTTTCTTTGCCCCCTCCTGGGCCGCCTGGCTACGGGGAATCGTCGGAGAGCACTCGCCCAACAACTCATGGCGGATTGACGGCATGGAGGGTGTGGATGGAGGCGAGGGTGGTGGTGGAGAGCCTGCTGGCCTGAGATTCCTTCTCCACTTCGATCCGGCGAAGCACGGATCGTTCGACCGCACGCTGCTCGGCTTCTCGCTCTCCGCGCTCTTCACCCGCCTTCTTCGATGGAGCAAGGACGGCGGCCagcggagaggaggaggagggcccACGACGGCGATCGCGGCGGAGGGTGGGGAGGAGGACTACTCCGGGAACGCCGCCGTGTCCGCCGCCGcgcttgccgccgccgcctctctCTGCCTTGCGGCGATGTACGCGTCTGATCAgcggcctcgccgccgccggctgccGGCGGCGCCCCCTCTGCCTGCGCCGAGTTCAG ctCTGCGGCATCATGCTCTTCCTGCTCCTCATGATGGGCTCAGGATTCTGTCGTCAGACCCAGAC GATGAATCTCCGGACAACGTGCTTCACGGCGCGTCGATCGGCGCCGGAGACGACGAGCCGGATATTGTCGCGCGAGTGGAGATGGACGCCCAAGTTCGCGTAGCAAATGCCGACGACGAGACCGAAACAGAGCCGGACCATCCTCCGGAGGAGAACGAAGAAGAACGGCAGGAGCTTCAGCAGCTGAGGGAGCTGTGGCTGTCGCTGCTGGAGCGGGAGCAGAGGCTGGAGCTCCGCCTGCAGGAGCTCGAGAGCCTCCGGTCGCAGGAGGCCGAGGCCACCGTGCGGGACCTCGAGagccgcgtcgccgccgccgacgcggaGACCCGGCTCCTGCGGCTCAAGGTCTCCACGCTGCAGGAGGACAACGGCAGGCTCAGGGCGCAGGTGGAGGAGCTCGACACCGCCCGCGCCGAGCTGGCGCGCGCCAAGGAGAAGCTGCGCGCGGTCAAGGCGCGGGTGTTGGGCGAGCAGGAGGAGACGCGGCGCGAGGTCGCGGCGCTCCGGGAGAGGATGGCGGAGCTCGAGAGCGGCGGCGAGGAGAGGGACGCCGCGCTGGCGGCGGAGGTCGCCGAGCTGCGGAAGGCGAACGCCGCGCTGGAGGAGGACAACATGGAGCTTGCTCTCCGGCTGCAGGACGCGGAGCAGGCTGcgtccgcctcggttaatctggTTCCTGAG GAGGGCATGGTTGAGGAGACGACGTACCTGAGGGAGAGCAACGAGAGGCTGACGAGGCAGATCGAGCAGCTGCGCAACGACCACTGCtcgcacgtcgaggagctcgtcTACCTCAAGTGGGTCAACGCCTGCCTCCGCCATGAGCTCCTCCGTGACCATGACGGCGGCCACCCCACCGCCGCCGAGCAACAAGACCACCGCACTGACAACCGCCGCGTCGTCGGCTGCAGAGACGACCTGTCGGCCCTGGAGCTGAGCAAGAGCATGAGCTTCCGCTCCAGCGAGAGGGCCAAGCAGCTCATGCTGAGGTACGGTCACCCCGGTCTCGACGGCGGCTTCGACCCAGCCCTCTTCTCCCCGCTGCACGAGTCGGTCGACGGCGACGGCTACGAGCGATCGCCGGCGAGCAACTACGAGCCTCAGCGGAGCCCTTGTGCTAGGTCCGAGACGGGGACGGCGATGGCCGCGGCCTCCCCCGCCGCAGCACCGGGGAAGAAAGCCGGGCCGCGCAATAAGCTCAAGCTTCTCGGTAACATCAAGAAGCTGCTGCCAGGCGGCGGCAAGAGAAGCCACTCATCAAGCCACGTGCACGGGCACAGACACGACCACGCCGGCGGCCGCGATGGCAGGAAGGCGGCGCCGGCTCCAAGGGACGAGTACCTCGAGAAGGCTATGCAGTGGCTGTCGACCCACGACGTGCTCGACGGTGACCACTCGTATGAGAGCACACCGCTGTCGTCGTGCGAGAGGACGCCGTTGAGCAGCGTCACGACCAACACAACCGTGGACTCAcgcgcccgcggcggcggcgacggcggcggtcaCAGCGAGCGTGGGGAGACGGCCTGGGCGGAGGCGGAGCCGGTCTTGGCAAGGTCGAAGAGCGACGCCGGCGGAGCATACGGGCGGGAGGGGAGCAGCGGGTACCATGCGCTCAGACCTGACCACCCGGCCAGCGAGGCGGACGAGCCCGACGGGTTCCGTGCGCCGGAGAAGCGGGAGGCGAGGAGGCGGTCGGAGGATCTGAGGAGTCCGGCAGTGGCGTAG